One window of Puntigrus tetrazona isolate hp1 chromosome 14, ASM1883169v1, whole genome shotgun sequence genomic DNA carries:
- the LOC122357988 gene encoding nuclear receptor coactivator 7 isoform X1 codes for MGVAYSVGEVDHLYTFFVQWSPEIIYSKPSRAADLLGVPPHVIGSLLSSSNSKKWEIVTVKQQKKRRPSICSSADSESEDLLPVLTDRSQILNEHHLEQLVSEIPARTQGYSWKLVYSTTQHGTSLTTLYRQMRESDRPVLMVIKDTDEQVFGAFSSEPFRVSKYCYGTGETFLYSFSPEFQIFRWSGENSYFVRGFMDSLQMGGGGGPFGLWLDSDLYHGSSYSCDTFCNRPLSLHHDFTVRDLEVWTFV; via the exons atggGTGTCGCGTACAGCGTGGGAGA AGTGGATCATCTCTACACGTTCTTCGTCCAGTGGTCTCCAGAGATCATCTACAGTAAACCCAGCAGAGCAGCGGACCTCCTCGGGGTTCCTCCTCATGTGATCGGCTCTCTGCTCTCCAGCTCAAACTCCAAGAAATGGGAG ATCGTCACCGTGAAGCAGCAGAAGAAGCGCCGTCCGAGCATCTGCAGCTCCGCCGACTCGGAGTCTGAAGACCTTCTGCCCGTTCTTACCGACCGCAGCCAGATCCTGAACGAGCATCACCTGGAGCAG CTGGTGAGTGAGATCCCGGCGAGGACGCAGGGTTACTCCTGGAAGCTGGTGTACAGTACGACTCAACACGGCACCAGCCTCACGACTCTGTACCGACAGATGAGAGAGTCGGACCGACCCGTCCTGATGGTCATCAAAGACACCGACGAGCAG GTTTTCGGGGCGTTTTCCTCCGAGCCGTTCAGAGTCAGCAAGTACTGCTACGGGACGGGAGAGACGTTCCTCTACAGCTTCAGTCCAGAGTTTCAG ATCTTCCGCTGGAGCGGAGAAAACTCCTACTTCGTGCGAGGATTCATGGACTCGCTGCAGATGGGAGGAGGCGG AGGTCCGTTCGGTCTGTGGCTGGACTCCGATCTCTATCATGGCTCCAGTTACTCGTGCGACACCTTCTGCAACCGTCCCCTCAGCCTCCATCACGACTTCACCGTCCGGGACCTGGAGGTGTGGACCTTCGTGTGA
- the LOC122357988 gene encoding nuclear receptor coactivator 7 isoform X2, which yields MRQQSVKILYYANKSEEPFVEIVTVKQQKKRRPSICSSADSESEDLLPVLTDRSQILNEHHLEQLVSEIPARTQGYSWKLVYSTTQHGTSLTTLYRQMRESDRPVLMVIKDTDEQVFGAFSSEPFRVSKYCYGTGETFLYSFSPEFQIFRWSGENSYFVRGFMDSLQMGGGGGPFGLWLDSDLYHGSSYSCDTFCNRPLSLHHDFTVRDLEVWTFV from the exons ATGAGGCAGCAGAGCGTCAAGATCTTGTACTACGCTAATAAATCCGAGGAGCCCTTCGTGGAG ATCGTCACCGTGAAGCAGCAGAAGAAGCGCCGTCCGAGCATCTGCAGCTCCGCCGACTCGGAGTCTGAAGACCTTCTGCCCGTTCTTACCGACCGCAGCCAGATCCTGAACGAGCATCACCTGGAGCAG CTGGTGAGTGAGATCCCGGCGAGGACGCAGGGTTACTCCTGGAAGCTGGTGTACAGTACGACTCAACACGGCACCAGCCTCACGACTCTGTACCGACAGATGAGAGAGTCGGACCGACCCGTCCTGATGGTCATCAAAGACACCGACGAGCAG GTTTTCGGGGCGTTTTCCTCCGAGCCGTTCAGAGTCAGCAAGTACTGCTACGGGACGGGAGAGACGTTCCTCTACAGCTTCAGTCCAGAGTTTCAG ATCTTCCGCTGGAGCGGAGAAAACTCCTACTTCGTGCGAGGATTCATGGACTCGCTGCAGATGGGAGGAGGCGG AGGTCCGTTCGGTCTGTGGCTGGACTCCGATCTCTATCATGGCTCCAGTTACTCGTGCGACACCTTCTGCAACCGTCCCCTCAGCCTCCATCACGACTTCACCGTCCGGGACCTGGAGGTGTGGACCTTCGTGTGA